One Mycolicibacterium crocinum DNA window includes the following coding sequences:
- a CDS encoding IS3 family transposase (programmed frameshift), protein MARKNYPDEFKRDAVALYRDTEGATIAQIAAELGVSEATLSAWCKSAGVPIRHRRGVVVAEPVPGAESPEQELARLRSEVKALRATAARLSTERDILRSAAKYFGRGDELVSRFQFVADHLHAFEVKWLCAVVEVARSSFYAWLAGADGRAARRAADEALAERIRAVHDEDNTYGAPRITAELNDGAPEGQRVNHKRVARVMRGAGIAGYRRRRRVKTTVADPANQKVPDLLKRDFTAAQVNTRYVGDITYLPLATGANLYLATVIDCCSRRVAGWAIADHMRTELVIDALKAAAALRGSLAGAIFHADHGSQYTSRDFANLCRDLGVVQSMGAVGSSADNALAESFNAALKREILQDRACWPDAAICRREVFRWLARYNTTRRHSYCRHSSPATYERNLTPATLPEAA, encoded by the exons ATGGCAAGGAAAAATTACCCCGATGAGTTCAAGCGTGACGCGGTCGCGCTCTACCGGGACACCGAGGGCGCGACGATCGCCCAGATCGCTGCCGAGCTCGGTGTCAGCGAGGCCACGCTCTCGGCGTGGTGCAAGTCGGCCGGGGTGCCGATTCGGCACCGCCGCGGTGTCGTAGTGGCCGAGCCTGTGCCAGGGGCCGAGAGCCCTGAGCAGGAGCTGGCCCGCCTCCGCAGTGAGGTCAAGGCGTTACGCGCCACCGCGGCGCGGTTGTCCACCGAGCGTGACATCTTGCGGTCGGCGGCCAAATATTTCG GCCGGGGAGACGAACTGGTGAGCCGCTTTCAGTTTGTCGCCGACCACCTGCACGCCTTCGAGGTGAAGTGGCTCTGCGCAGTCGTCGAGGTTGCGCGTTCGTCGTTCTACGCGTGGTTGGCCGGTGCTGACGGACGAGCGGCCCGTCGGGCTGCTGACGAGGCGCTGGCCGAGCGTATCCGCGCCGTCCACGACGAGGACAACACCTACGGGGCGCCGCGGATCACCGCCGAGCTCAACGACGGTGCGCCCGAGGGGCAGCGGGTCAACCACAAGCGGGTGGCTCGGGTGATGCGCGGCGCCGGGATCGCCGGTTATCGACGCCGACGTCGGGTCAAGACGACCGTGGCGGACCCGGCGAACCAGAAGGTCCCCGACCTGCTCAAACGCGATTTCACCGCCGCGCAGGTCAACACCCGTTACGTCGGCGACATCACCTACTTGCCATTGGCGACCGGCGCCAACCTGTACCTGGCCACCGTGATCGACTGCTGTTCACGGCGGGTCGCCGGGTGGGCGATCGCCGATCACATGCGCACCGAACTGGTCATCGATGCGCTCAAAGCCGCTGCTGCACTGCGGGGTTCACTGGCTGGTGCAATATTCCATGCAGATCATGGAAGTCAGTACACCTCACGGGATTTCGCGAATCTCTGCCGCGATCTGGGGGTCGTCCAGTCGATGGGTGCGGTGGGGTCAAGTGCCGATAACGCGTTGGCCGAATCGTTCAACGCCGCCCTCAAGCGCGAGATTCTGCAAGACCGTGCCTGCTGGCCGGACGCGGCGATCTGCCGCCGTGAGGTCTTTCGGTGGCTGGCCCGCTACAACACCACACGACGGCACTCCTACTGCCGTCATTCCAGCCCCGCGACCTACGAAAGGAACCTGACACCGGCTACGCTGCCCGAAGCCGCATAA
- the obgE gene encoding GTPase ObgE — MPRFVDRVVIHTRAGNGGNGCASVHREKFKPLGGPDGGNGGRGGSVVLVVDPQVHTLLDFHFHPHVAAPSGTQGMGSNREGANGADLEVKVPDGTVVLDANGRLLADMVGAGTRFVAAEGGRGGLGNAALASRARKAPGFALLGEKGEERELTLELKTVADVGLIGFPSAGKSSLVSVISAAKPKIADYPFTTLVPNLGVVSAGDHTFTVADVPGLIPGASEGRGLGLDFLRHIERCAVLVHVVDCATLEPGRDPISDIDALEAELAAYQPTLQGDSTLGDLADRPRAVVLNKIDVPEARELADFVRPDIEARGWPVFEVSTASREGLRELTFALWNMVDAYQAAQPEVVPRRPVIRPIPVDQTGFTVEPDPENRGGFVVRGVRPERWIAQTNFDNDEAVGYLGDRLARLGVEDQLLKLGAKPGCAVTIGDMTFDWEPQTPAGVDVTPTGRGTDARLEQNDRVGAAERKEARRHRREHEDEQ, encoded by the coding sequence ATGCCCCGTTTCGTCGACCGCGTCGTCATCCATACCCGCGCGGGAAATGGTGGGAACGGGTGCGCCTCGGTACACCGGGAGAAATTCAAGCCACTCGGCGGCCCCGACGGCGGTAACGGCGGACGGGGCGGCAGTGTCGTGCTCGTCGTCGACCCGCAGGTGCACACCCTGCTGGATTTCCATTTCCACCCGCATGTCGCGGCGCCGTCCGGCACGCAGGGGATGGGCAGTAACCGCGAGGGGGCCAACGGGGCCGACCTCGAGGTGAAGGTGCCCGACGGCACCGTCGTACTCGACGCCAACGGCCGCCTGCTGGCCGACATGGTCGGCGCCGGAACCCGGTTCGTGGCCGCCGAGGGCGGCCGCGGCGGCCTGGGCAACGCCGCGTTGGCGTCGCGGGCGCGTAAGGCTCCCGGGTTCGCTCTGCTCGGTGAAAAGGGTGAGGAACGCGAACTCACCCTGGAACTCAAGACCGTCGCCGACGTCGGGCTGATCGGTTTTCCGTCGGCCGGCAAATCCTCGCTGGTATCGGTGATCTCGGCGGCCAAGCCCAAGATCGCCGACTATCCGTTCACTACGTTGGTGCCCAACCTCGGCGTGGTCTCCGCAGGCGATCACACCTTCACCGTTGCTGACGTCCCCGGACTGATTCCCGGCGCGTCGGAGGGCCGTGGGCTCGGGCTGGATTTCCTGCGCCACATCGAGCGCTGCGCGGTGCTGGTGCACGTGGTCGACTGCGCGACACTGGAACCGGGCCGCGACCCGATCTCCGATATCGACGCACTCGAAGCCGAACTGGCCGCATATCAGCCGACGCTGCAAGGTGATTCGACGCTGGGTGATCTGGCCGACCGACCGCGGGCCGTGGTGCTCAACAAGATCGACGTCCCCGAGGCCAGGGAGCTGGCCGACTTCGTGCGCCCCGATATCGAGGCACGCGGGTGGCCGGTGTTCGAGGTGTCGACCGCCAGCCGGGAAGGCTTGCGCGAGTTGACCTTCGCGCTGTGGAACATGGTCGACGCCTACCAGGCTGCGCAGCCCGAGGTGGTACCGCGCCGCCCGGTGATTCGGCCGATCCCGGTCGATCAGACCGGATTCACCGTCGAGCCCGACCCCGAGAATCGCGGCGGTTTCGTGGTACGCGGTGTCCGGCCCGAACGTTGGATCGCGCAAACGAATTTCGACAACGACGAAGCAGTCGGCTACCTCGGTGACCGGCTGGCCCGCCTCGGTGTGGAGGACCAACTCCTCAAGCTCGGCGCCAAGCCCGGCTGCGCGGTGACCATCGGCGACATGACGTTCGATTGGGAGCCGCAGACCCCCGCAGGTGTGGATGTCACCCCGACAGGGCGTGGCACCGACGCCCGGCTGGAACAGAACGACCGGGTCGGGGCGGCCGAGCGCAAGGAGGCCCGCCGCCACCGTCGCGAACACGAGGACGAGCAGTGA
- a CDS encoding NAD(+) synthase yields the protein MDFYSAYRHGFVRVAACTHRTVLADPAANAESVLRIARESSDDSVAVTVFPELTLSGYSIEDILLQDSLLDAVEDALLDIVAASADLFGVLVVGAPLRYLHRIYNTAVVIHRGVVLGVVPKSYLPNYREFYERRQVAAGDDVNGTIRIGASDVPFGSDLLFAAEDVSGLVLHVEICEDMFVPIPPSAEAALAGATVLANLSGSPITIGRAEDRKLLARSSSGRCLAAYLYAAAGEGESSTDLAWDGQTMIYENGRLLAESERFPKGERRSVADVDLDLLRSERLRMGTFDDNRRHHQDRLKSFRRIGFQLDPPSGDIGLKRDVERFPFVPSDPLRLEQDCYEGYNIQVSGLEQRLRALNYPKVVIGVSGGLDSTHALIVAARAMDREGRPRSDILAFTLPGFATGDRTKSNAIKLSEALGVTFAELDIRDTAKLMLTEIGHPFSRGEKVYDVTFENVQAGLRTDYLFRIANQRGGIVLGTGDLSELGLGWSTYGVGDQMSHYNVNGGVPKTLIQHLIRWVISSGQFEDEVGEILQSVLDTEITPELVPTGEDEEIQSSEAKVGPYSLQDFSLFQVLRYGFRPSRIAFLAWHAWSDPTSGSWPPGFPEGKRPAYSLKEIRHWLGVFAQRYYSFSQFKRSALPNGPKVSHGGSLSPRGDWRAPSDMSARIWLAEIEREIPEE from the coding sequence ATGGATTTCTACTCCGCCTACCGGCACGGGTTCGTGCGGGTGGCCGCCTGCACCCACCGCACGGTGCTCGCGGACCCCGCCGCCAATGCCGAGTCGGTGCTGCGGATCGCGCGCGAGAGTTCTGACGACAGCGTCGCCGTGACCGTGTTCCCCGAGCTCACGCTGTCGGGTTACTCGATCGAGGACATCCTTCTGCAGGACTCGCTGCTCGATGCCGTCGAGGACGCTCTGCTCGACATCGTCGCCGCGTCGGCCGACCTGTTCGGTGTTCTGGTGGTCGGTGCGCCGCTGCGGTATCTGCATCGCATCTACAACACCGCAGTGGTCATCCACCGCGGCGTGGTGCTGGGAGTGGTGCCGAAGTCTTATCTGCCGAATTACCGCGAGTTCTACGAACGTCGTCAGGTTGCGGCCGGTGACGACGTCAACGGCACGATCCGCATCGGGGCCTCGGACGTCCCCTTCGGTTCTGATCTGCTGTTCGCCGCCGAGGACGTGTCCGGGCTGGTGTTGCACGTCGAGATCTGCGAGGACATGTTCGTGCCGATCCCGCCGAGCGCCGAGGCCGCACTGGCGGGTGCGACGGTACTGGCCAACCTCTCCGGGAGTCCGATCACCATCGGACGCGCCGAAGACCGCAAGCTGCTGGCGCGGTCGTCGTCGGGGCGCTGCCTGGCGGCATACCTCTACGCCGCCGCCGGCGAAGGGGAGTCCAGCACCGACCTGGCCTGGGACGGCCAGACGATGATCTACGAAAACGGCCGCCTGCTGGCCGAATCCGAGCGATTCCCGAAGGGCGAGCGGCGCTCGGTCGCCGACGTCGATCTGGACCTGTTGCGCTCCGAGCGGCTCCGGATGGGTACCTTCGACGACAATCGCCGGCACCATCAGGATCGGCTGAAGTCGTTCCGCCGCATCGGTTTCCAACTCGACCCACCGAGTGGGGACATCGGCTTGAAGCGCGACGTGGAACGGTTCCCGTTCGTGCCGAGCGATCCTCTTCGCCTGGAACAGGATTGCTACGAGGGCTACAACATCCAGGTTTCCGGCCTCGAGCAGCGGCTGCGCGCGCTGAACTATCCCAAGGTCGTGATCGGTGTCTCCGGCGGCCTGGACTCGACGCATGCGCTGATCGTGGCCGCACGTGCGATGGACCGAGAAGGCCGGCCGCGCAGCGACATCCTCGCGTTCACTCTGCCCGGATTCGCGACCGGCGACCGCACCAAGAGCAATGCGATCAAGCTCTCGGAAGCCCTAGGGGTCACGTTCGCCGAACTCGACATCCGCGACACCGCCAAGCTGATGCTGACCGAGATCGGCCACCCGTTCTCCCGCGGGGAGAAGGTATACGACGTCACCTTCGAAAATGTGCAGGCGGGTCTGCGCACCGACTACCTGTTCCGGATAGCCAACCAGCGCGGCGGCATCGTCCTGGGAACCGGTGACCTCTCCGAACTCGGGCTGGGCTGGTCGACCTACGGGGTCGGCGATCAGATGTCCCACTACAACGTCAACGGCGGCGTCCCGAAAACCCTTATCCAGCACCTGATCCGGTGGGTGATCTCGTCGGGTCAGTTCGAGGACGAGGTCGGCGAAATCCTGCAGTCGGTGCTCGACACCGAGATCACGCCCGAACTCGTGCCCACCGGTGAGGACGAGGAGATCCAGAGCAGCGAAGCCAAAGTGGGTCCGTACTCGCTGCAGGACTTCTCACTGTTCCAGGTGTTGCGGTACGGCTTCCGGCCGTCGAGGATCGCGTTCCTGGCCTGGCACGCCTGGAGTGATCCCACCAGCGGCTCCTGGCCGCCCGGCTTCCCCGAAGGCAAGCGTCCGGCCTACTCGCTGAAGGAGATTCGGCACTGGCTGGGGGTATTCGCGCAGCGCTACTACTCGTTCAGCCAATTCAAGCGATCGGCATTGCCCAACGGGCCCAAGGTGTCCCACGGCGGATCGCTGTCACCGCGCGGCGACTGGCGGGCTCCGTCGGACATGTCAGCCCGCATCTGGCTTGCCGAGATCGAGCGCGAGATCCCCGAGGAGTGA
- a CDS encoding NAD-dependent protein deacetylase has protein sequence MESPELVALLAGRRVAVLTGAGISTDSGIPDYRGPDSPPANPMTIRQFTSSREFRQRYWARNHLGWRHMAQTLPNAGHRALAHLERAGVVNGIITQNVDLLHTKAGSRTVINLHGTYAQVVCLDCGHTMSRAALADELEAANPGFAERAERLGGIAVAPDADAMVTDTESFRFVDCPSCAGMLKPDIVYFGESVRKEIVAQAYSLVDSADALLVAGSSLTVFSGYRFVRHAAALGMPVAIINRGPTRGDDLATVKVDSGCSPMLALLADELSGWVSAS, from the coding sequence GTGGAAAGCCCCGAACTCGTCGCGTTGTTGGCGGGCCGGCGCGTCGCCGTGCTCACCGGAGCCGGGATCTCCACCGACTCGGGCATTCCGGACTACCGGGGCCCGGACTCGCCGCCGGCCAATCCGATGACCATCCGGCAGTTCACCTCCAGCCGTGAGTTCCGGCAGCGGTACTGGGCGCGCAACCACCTGGGCTGGCGGCACATGGCACAGACCCTGCCCAACGCCGGGCACCGGGCGCTGGCCCATCTGGAGCGCGCGGGTGTCGTCAACGGCATCATCACCCAGAACGTGGACCTGTTGCACACCAAGGCGGGCAGCCGCACTGTCATCAACCTGCACGGCACCTACGCGCAGGTGGTGTGCCTGGACTGCGGGCACACGATGTCGCGCGCGGCGCTGGCCGACGAACTCGAGGCGGCCAACCCGGGATTCGCCGAGCGGGCCGAGCGGCTCGGCGGTATCGCCGTCGCGCCCGACGCGGATGCGATGGTCACCGACACCGAGTCGTTCCGCTTCGTCGACTGCCCGTCGTGCGCAGGGATGCTCAAACCAGACATCGTGTACTTCGGCGAGAGTGTGCGCAAAGAGATTGTCGCTCAAGCATATTCGCTGGTGGACTCCGCGGATGCGCTGCTGGTGGCCGGGTCGTCACTGACGGTGTTCTCCGGGTACCGGTTCGTGCGGCACGCCGCCGCATTGGGTATGCCCGTCGCGATCATCAACCGTGGGCCGACCCGTGGCGACGATCTCGCCACGGTGAAAGTGGACAGCGGGTGTTCGCCAATGCTGGCGCTGCTGGCCGACGAATTGTCCGGGTGGGTGTCCGCGAGCTAA
- a CDS encoding YdcF family protein, with translation MRRRWKAACGAVLLVVATLIGELVPAAHAEPVAAAKDFSNPAIVILGYGLLPDGSMRMILRRRVLTGLAVAQMYPHSPIIVTGGNPQNGVTEAAQMRRMLLMLNFPDSRIIVEDKANSTVQNAQFSVPLAKKANTSGIILVTSSTHQGRADGDFVDAGANLLATVSYPDGNPTLNITQFAHDVLSPVTNFG, from the coding sequence GTGCGTCGTCGATGGAAGGCCGCCTGCGGCGCCGTGCTCCTGGTCGTCGCCACGCTGATCGGCGAGCTCGTGCCGGCTGCCCACGCCGAGCCGGTGGCCGCGGCCAAGGACTTCTCCAACCCGGCGATCGTCATTCTGGGTTACGGGCTGCTGCCGGACGGCTCGATGCGGATGATCCTGCGACGCCGGGTGCTGACCGGACTCGCCGTCGCCCAGATGTACCCGCACTCGCCGATCATCGTCACCGGCGGTAATCCGCAGAACGGGGTGACCGAGGCCGCGCAGATGCGCCGCATGCTGCTGATGCTGAACTTCCCCGACAGCCGGATCATCGTCGAGGACAAAGCCAACAGCACCGTACAGAACGCCCAGTTCTCGGTGCCGCTGGCCAAGAAAGCCAACACCTCGGGGATCATCCTGGTGACCTCGTCGACGCATCAGGGCCGCGCCGACGGCGATTTCGTCGACGCCGGCGCCAATCTGCTGGCCACCGTCAGCTACCCGGACGGCAATCCGACGCTCAACATCACGCAGTTCGCTCACGACGTACTGAGCCCGGTCACCAACTTCGGCTAG
- the proB gene encoding glutamate 5-kinase, with protein sequence MSQYRDAVRSARSVVVKIGTTALTTKSGLFDAGRLARLVDAIEARMKAGSDVVIVSSGAIAAGIEPLGLNRRPTDLATKQAAASVGQVALVNAWSAAFARYDRTVGQVLLTAHDISMRVQHTNAQRTLDRLRSLHAVAIVNENDTVATNEIRFGDNDRLSALVAHLVGADALILLSDIDGLYDADPRKADARFIPEVAGPDDLDGVVAGEGSRLGTGGMRSKLSSALLAADVGVPVLLAAAADAAAALTDASVGTVFTPRPDRMSARRFWVRYAAEVSGALTLDAGAVRAVVKQRRSLLAAGITGVSGRFFGGDVVELRDTDGEMVARGVVAYDAAELTTMIGRSTSDLPAEMRRPAVHADDLVAV encoded by the coding sequence GTGAGCCAGTACCGCGATGCGGTGCGCTCCGCGCGCAGCGTCGTCGTCAAGATCGGCACCACTGCACTGACCACGAAATCGGGGTTGTTCGACGCCGGCCGGCTGGCCAGGCTGGTCGATGCCATCGAGGCGCGGATGAAGGCGGGCTCCGATGTGGTGATCGTGTCCTCGGGCGCCATCGCCGCCGGCATCGAGCCGCTCGGATTGAACCGGCGTCCAACGGATTTGGCGACCAAGCAGGCCGCCGCCAGTGTCGGGCAGGTGGCGTTGGTCAACGCCTGGAGTGCGGCGTTCGCCCGCTACGACCGCACGGTCGGCCAGGTGCTGCTGACCGCGCACGATATCTCCATGCGGGTGCAGCACACCAACGCGCAGCGCACGCTGGACCGGCTGCGGTCGCTGCATGCGGTGGCGATCGTCAACGAGAACGACACCGTGGCCACCAACGAGATTCGCTTCGGTGACAACGACCGGCTCTCGGCGCTGGTGGCGCACCTCGTCGGCGCCGACGCGCTGATCCTGCTGTCCGACATCGACGGGCTGTACGACGCCGATCCGCGCAAGGCCGACGCCCGGTTCATCCCCGAGGTGGCCGGACCCGACGATCTCGACGGGGTGGTGGCCGGTGAAGGTAGCCGCCTGGGCACCGGCGGCATGCGTTCGAAGCTTTCCTCGGCGCTGCTGGCCGCAGACGTCGGGGTCCCGGTGCTGCTGGCGGCGGCGGCCGATGCTGCTGCCGCACTGACCGACGCGTCGGTGGGCACGGTGTTCACCCCGCGCCCCGACCGGATGTCGGCGCGACGGTTCTGGGTTCGGTATGCCGCCGAAGTCTCCGGGGCCCTGACGCTGGACGCCGGCGCGGTGCGTGCGGTGGTCAAGCAGCGGCGCTCACTGCTGGCGGCGGGCATCACCGGGGTGTCGGGCCGATTCTTCGGCGGCGATGTGGTCGAGCTGCGTGACACCGACGGGGAAATGGTCGCCCGCGGGGTGGTGGCCTACGACGCCGCCGAGCTGACCACCATGATCGGCCGGTCGACCTCGGATCTGCCTGCCGAAATGCGCCGTCCCGCAGTGCATGCCGACGACCTGGTCGCCGTCTAG
- the rpmA gene encoding 50S ribosomal protein L27: MAHKKGASSSRNGRDSAAQRLGVKRFGGQLVKAGEILVRQRGTHFHPGVNVGRGGDDTLFATAPGLVEFGVKRGRKTVNIVRAQRPE, encoded by the coding sequence ATGGCACACAAGAAGGGCGCTTCCAGCTCACGTAACGGTCGCGATTCCGCCGCCCAGCGGCTCGGCGTCAAGCGCTTCGGCGGCCAGCTCGTCAAGGCCGGCGAGATCCTCGTCCGCCAGCGCGGAACTCACTTCCACCCAGGCGTGAACGTCGGCCGCGGCGGTGACGACACCCTGTTCGCCACGGCCCCCGGCCTGGTGGAGTTCGGCGTCAAGCGCGGCCGCAAGACCGTCAACATCGTTCGCGCTCAGCGACCGGAGTAG
- a CDS encoding ribokinase encodes MTRVCVVGSVNVDQFFRVTSLPRAGETVLSSSVTTAPGGKGGNQAVAAARAGASVQFVGAVGADPAGAELRAHLEANGVGLDGVEELPAASGSAVILVDDDGENMIVVAPGANGHLTLGSAARGVIADCEVLLVQLEVPVATAVAAAREARSVGATVIVNASPVNGDPGLAELAAVTDVVVVNEAEERHWLWPTEHFVVTRGSRGATHRSPDGAVDIPSPEVEAVDTTGAGDVFAGVLASAWLAGHDRALRWACAAGALATLIPGAGDCAPRREAIEDALTQY; translated from the coding sequence ATGACCCGAGTGTGTGTGGTGGGCAGCGTGAACGTCGACCAGTTCTTCCGAGTGACCTCTCTGCCGCGTGCCGGGGAGACTGTACTGAGTTCGTCGGTGACGACCGCACCGGGCGGGAAGGGCGGAAATCAGGCGGTGGCGGCCGCGCGCGCCGGTGCCAGTGTCCAGTTCGTCGGCGCGGTCGGCGCCGACCCGGCGGGCGCCGAATTGCGGGCTCACCTCGAAGCCAACGGTGTCGGCCTGGATGGTGTCGAGGAGCTGCCGGCCGCCAGCGGCAGCGCGGTCATCCTGGTCGACGATGACGGCGAGAACATGATCGTGGTGGCGCCCGGCGCCAATGGGCACCTGACCCTGGGTTCGGCCGCCCGCGGGGTCATCGCCGACTGCGAGGTGCTGCTGGTCCAACTGGAGGTCCCGGTGGCGACGGCGGTGGCCGCCGCGCGCGAAGCCCGCTCGGTGGGGGCGACAGTGATCGTCAACGCTTCGCCCGTCAACGGGGACCCGGGGCTGGCCGAGTTAGCCGCGGTCACCGACGTCGTGGTCGTCAATGAGGCCGAGGAACGGCACTGGCTTTGGCCGACAGAACATTTCGTTGTCACACGCGGATCGCGGGGTGCGACCCACCGCAGCCCGGACGGCGCCGTCGACATCCCTAGCCCCGAGGTGGAGGCGGTCGACACCACCGGCGCGGGCGATGTGTTCGCGGGTGTGCTCGCGTCCGCCTGGCTTGCGGGCCACGACCGGGCGCTTCGGTGGGCCTGCGCCGCGGGCGCGTTGGCGACCCTGATCCCCGGCGCCGGCGATTGCGCGCCGCGCCGCGAGGCCATCGAGGACGCCCTGACCCAGTACTGA
- the rplU gene encoding 50S ribosomal protein L21 has product MATYAIVKTGGKQYKVAVGDIVKVEKLEAEAGASVSLPVALVVDGAKVTSDAKDLEKVAVTGEVLEHTKGPKIRIHKFKNKTGYHKRQGHRQPLTVLKVTGIK; this is encoded by the coding sequence ATGGCGACGTACGCAATCGTCAAGACCGGCGGCAAGCAGTACAAGGTCGCCGTTGGAGACATAGTCAAGGTCGAGAAGCTCGAGGCCGAGGCCGGCGCTTCCGTTTCCCTGCCCGTCGCCCTGGTCGTCGACGGCGCCAAGGTCACCAGCGACGCCAAGGACCTGGAGAAGGTCGCGGTCACCGGTGAGGTGCTCGAGCACACCAAGGGCCCGAAGATCCGCATCCACAAGTTCAAGAACAAGACCGGCTACCACAAGCGTCAGGGTCACCGTCAGCCGTTGACGGTCCTGAAGGTCACCGGAATCAAGTAG
- a CDS encoding cysteine hydrolase family protein — MADTALLVVDMLNAYQHPDADVLAGNVADIVEPLAGLITAARGRDDVELIYVNDNYGDFTAEPSDLIRAALEGARPELVRPIAPDDGARVMTKVRHSAFYATPLDYLLNRLEVTKVILTGQVTEQCILYSALDAYVRHYDVMVPKDAVAHIDAELGAAALAMMERNMSAEIVTAEKCLP; from the coding sequence ATGGCCGATACCGCGCTTCTTGTGGTCGACATGCTCAACGCCTATCAGCACCCCGACGCCGACGTGCTGGCCGGCAACGTCGCCGACATCGTCGAACCCCTCGCCGGACTGATCACCGCGGCCCGCGGCCGCGACGACGTCGAGCTGATCTACGTCAACGACAACTACGGCGATTTCACGGCGGAACCCAGCGACCTGATCAGAGCGGCGCTCGAAGGCGCGCGTCCGGAGCTGGTTCGGCCGATCGCCCCCGACGATGGTGCGCGCGTGATGACGAAGGTGCGCCACAGCGCCTTCTATGCCACTCCGCTGGACTATCTGCTGAACCGACTCGAGGTGACGAAGGTGATTCTGACCGGACAGGTCACCGAACAGTGCATCCTCTACAGCGCCCTGGATGCCTACGTGCGCCACTACGACGTGATGGTGCCCAAAGACGCGGTCGCCCACATCGACGCCGAGCTCGGGGCGGCCGCCCTGGCCATGATGGAGCGGAACATGAGCGCCGAGATCGTCACGGCGGAGAAGTGTCTGCCCTGA
- a CDS encoding enoyl-CoA hydratase/isomerase family protein yields the protein MTHTDTPRPPDGDWLGTPFLKFVREGAFGVCTLDRPEARNAMTPAMYFGIKYAVNHVGSDPDLAGLLITGTGDVFAPGGDMGGGGVDNWLTFGAALGMDALPFDTLRQSAKPVVAAVNGLCQGGGLQIALCADMAVVSDRATFRVPELYRGIADTYYSQMLARLIGPVRTRDLMFTGRTLTAAEALDWGMIARVVPHDELAEAAREVLAQCCRTAPVARSVVKSSIDNYLGLYDRIGMQRSLGSPESIEGFMAFKERRSPEWVHPDLRIDGRL from the coding sequence ATGACACACACCGACACTCCGAGACCGCCCGACGGTGACTGGCTCGGCACCCCGTTCCTGAAGTTCGTCCGGGAAGGCGCGTTCGGGGTGTGCACCCTGGACCGCCCCGAGGCGCGCAACGCGATGACGCCGGCGATGTACTTCGGCATCAAGTACGCGGTCAACCACGTCGGGTCGGACCCCGACCTGGCCGGGCTGCTGATCACCGGCACCGGGGACGTGTTCGCCCCCGGCGGCGACATGGGCGGCGGTGGGGTGGACAACTGGCTGACCTTCGGCGCGGCGCTCGGGATGGACGCCCTCCCGTTCGACACACTGCGGCAGTCCGCCAAACCGGTGGTGGCGGCCGTCAACGGACTGTGTCAGGGCGGCGGCCTTCAGATCGCGTTGTGCGCGGACATGGCGGTGGTCAGTGACCGCGCGACCTTCCGCGTCCCCGAGCTCTACCGCGGAATCGCCGACACCTACTACAGCCAGATGCTGGCCCGGCTCATCGGCCCGGTCCGGACGCGCGACCTGATGTTCACCGGGCGCACGTTGACCGCGGCGGAGGCACTCGATTGGGGCATGATCGCCCGGGTCGTTCCCCACGACGAGCTGGCCGAGGCGGCACGCGAGGTTCTGGCCCAGTGCTGCCGCACCGCGCCGGTGGCGCGGTCGGTGGTGAAGTCCAGCATCGACAACTACCTCGGGCTCTACGACCGGATCGGGATGCAGCGCAGCCTCGGGTCACCGGAGTCCATCGAAGGATTCATGGCGTTCAAGGAACGTCGCTCGCCGGAGTGGGTGCACCCGGATCTGCGTATCGACGGCAGGCTGTAG
- a CDS encoding pentapeptide repeat-containing protein has protein sequence MSGWFNTSTLSSATPAFVSGLGNVGSNLAGVLQGMAINLGFGNVGALNFGLGNVGDWNLGSGNEGSSNIGDGNAGSSNLGSGNLGNNNLGSGNHGSSNVGFGNLGSSNGT, from the coding sequence ATGTCGGGCTGGTTCAACACCAGCACCTTGAGTTCGGCCACCCCCGCATTCGTCTCCGGGCTCGGCAATGTGGGCTCGAATCTCGCCGGCGTGCTGCAAGGCATGGCCATCAATCTCGGGTTCGGCAACGTCGGGGCGCTCAACTTCGGACTTGGGAATGTGGGGGATTGGAACCTCGGTTCGGGCAACGAGGGCAGCTCCAACATCGGCGACGGTAACGCGGGTAGTTCGAATCTGGGGTCGGGCAACCTGGGTAACAACAACCTGGGTTCGGGTAACCACGGTAGTTCCAATGTTGGTTTCGGGAACCTGGGGAGCTCCAACGGGACTTGA